DNA from Pelodiscus sinensis isolate JC-2024 chromosome 1, ASM4963464v1, whole genome shotgun sequence:
AGTTCCATCTTGTCTGGTTTGGCCGAATGAACTGTAGCTTGCATTCTGCTTCCACTATTTCTGCTTCAGCAGTTGAGTGTTCAGTTGCATTCCATAGTGCTTGGCATTTGGCAAAAGTGGACCTGGCCAGCTTTTTGTAGGTGTCATTTGATTCAGCCTGTGAAACAAGGTTCAACAAGCAGCAGGCACTACAGTGGTATTTTGGTAGGTGGTACTCAAGGCCGTTACCTGTGTCCAGGACATCAGCAATTTTGTGAAATTCAGCAGatctacagaaaaatcaatcgggggccAACAAGTCAGAGgcatcactccccccccccaaaaaaaccccaaccctcaccaatgtggcccccaactgagatatCTCACttccctggcactccagccccagggaggCAAGGCGTACCAAGCTTCAGGGCTTCCTACAGGCCAGCTTAACTCTTTTTGGGTcccagggttagtagattttgaGAGTCCCATCCCCCCTATTCCCTGGGGTGAaaccaaaatgaggggttcagtgtacaggagtgggatagggatggagtgAGGGGtcagggtgggaggtagggtgctggagtgagtgggctgggagggaggtgctggagaAGGCTGAGGATGGGGTGTTAGGAAGGGTGGGAGAGTGCAGGAACCGACCGGGGCTGGAagagctgggcgggagggaggaatgCGAGAAGGATGCTGTTGCTGGGACTGGCtatgaggagactggggggggggcttttaCCTAGTTCTGTGCTCccaactgctcccattggcagaaatctggccaatgggagcagcagggaaatgcTTCCATTTAGCAGTTTCCAGCACCTCATTCTCCTAGCCAAGGGTATGGTGAGCAGCAGGATGCAGTGCTGCGCTTCTTCTCCCCCATATACTGGATCCAACCCacaaggcttggggctctccacccctgcaTAGATACTGTTTTTGAATGAAAAGTTATTGATGtagctattaaaaggcttctttgttggcagggtcattgtgcttgttgattggctttaaaaaaaacatcacTGCACAGTGATTGGATGCTTTGCACACGCACagaggtgccatttcagatttttttttggggggggtaacGAGATCATGGAGGGGGCAGATGAGGACAGCAGCTTCAACAGTTTTACTGAGCAtactcagtacaagccaagcagcaaatgggggggggggggggaggactgatTCTATttgccctcccctcacacacatatCACCTCTTTCTAGTAATATGAATGCACTGGAAAATtctaggggttttttgtttgtttgtttgtttttggcagattacttagcaattagctgacaggagctcTGTATcaaattcctatataaaagaaagaaaatttaaattCATATaagatccactcagctctaatattaacatgttctgacatcttgtagcaagtcacttaagggacactggttagccttaaactTTTAACATATGGTCTGTCTGTCTTACTAACTGCAGAGAGACTGTCGGGATTCCTGGGCTCTATCTccactctggaaggggagtggggtctagtgggtaacCTCAGAATGCAGATACATTTGGGTGCTATATAAGAACATTAGAATAGTcttaatgggtcagaccaatggtccatctagcccagtatcctctctcccaacagtggccaatgctagatgcttcagaaggcatcaacagaagaggcaatcatcaaatgtcgcccagtcccagcttctggcaaacagagggtagggacactatttctacccattctggctagtaaccattgatggacctcctCTCCTTGAACTTGTTTtcttcttattggaaccctgttacagtctgggcctttccaccatcttctggcaaagagttccacaggctgactgtgaagaaataatttggtGTAAATCTGCTGTCTATAAATTTAATTGAATTCTTGTGTCATGTTAGTGAAGTAGTAAATAATGTTtcttttattctattttttccaCCTCTGTTgtgattttctagatctttaacaTATCCCGGCCCCccatcctttagtcatttctttttcaagctgaaaagtccccgttttGTTAATCTCCTCTAGCGGTGGGGTGCTTAAACCCCTTTGTCCTATTTTAGCCATTCCCgtaagccaggcatgtccaaagtctggcctgccggccaattgcggcccgtgttccggtttaatacggccccacaggtaatttggcaatatctatcttttatggcccccaacgaatccatatgtattgagatgaatacattgtaaaatctcagttaatgtcagttggtctaaatcagttataaatatatttggacacaacatgtatacttggtgttatgttcctgttcatattttttgaacttaaaagttgacagacaacctttattaccaataatatgtaatgtactttacaatgttcctgacatatatttcagcttcctggattttttttcatctggccttcagatatgaaaggcagagtgatttaacacctgtttagatttgtcatccatgtgatgaaatgaaaagtatgccatttgcaataaactttgcataaaatagttaatttgcatttaattttaatggttcaaagaatgtcaggcaaaatggtcggccctcactcatgttcacttcatcaaatctggccctctttgaaaaaagtttggacacccctgctctaagcccttcctctgcctgcctcctcctccaagtgtgccctgttcccactcctctccctccctcctgaagCTTCCTGAAggctgcaaatcagctgtttatGGTGCTCAGGAAATGCTTGGAAGGTTGGGAGGAGTTAGTCAGTGAAGTGGAGAGGTGGGAAGTGAACTTGGCACTGGCAGCTGCTCTGTACCCACTAATTTTCCACTGTGGCTGCTCCAggaatatgttttttttaataccGTCATGTTATCATTTGTGGTGATAGAGGTGCTGTTACAGTATTCCTGAAAAATATAGTACGGGCAATGCCCACAATGATAAATATCAAATATTTAACTGAACATATAAGCATTGAGAGTGTTAGTCATTAAAATATGGAGTGTTTAAAGAGCAATCCTTAATAAAGGAATACATGTTACATCTTTGGGTGAGTTAATGAAAGAGACTGAAACTTTTTACTGTGGTCCACTGGGGATGGACATTGACAATACCTTTTATAGAGTCTATTCAAGATCCAGGGTGCTGTTATAAGGAAAAATTCAAAGTGTGTGGTAGAGATTAACTCAGTTCATTTGTGTAAGTAGCTTTTATTAAGGTCTTTAGTATTGTGTTCATTGTGTCAAATTAATGGattaattaaacacatttgctGTCTAATAAAAGGCAAACCTGATGACCAGCTTTGCACACTCAGTTAATGTACTCCAGTGAGCATGGATGTGCACTTTTGAACTGTTATcaaaatttctttaaaaataaaaggagtAAATGCTATCACGCAGAAGATTTTTGGAATTTCCTTTATCTTTGCATTTAAAGACTGCCAGCAACTCCATGTTTAGTTTCCGTTCTAATGGTGATACTGTAATTGAATTAGATGGGTGTCATGACATGGGTATTAAATATGAGTGTATgtaaaatgcatttgtttttatttatatttaaataatccTGTCTATCTAAACAACTTGTATGTATAGGCACCTCAGTGATATTTACGTTATAAAGTTAACACTTTATTTGAACCATTTTTAGGTTTCCTGGCAATTGTGTCTTAACCATGTCCCTGAGGTTTAGAGTCttactaaagctcatgatactatatatatatatatatatatatatatatatatatatatatatatatatatatatatatatatatatatgtgcgctcatgaaaaataatatatatgtattttttaaaaattagtagttctgtagcaccatagagtctaacaaaaatatatacagtaccatgagctttcgtgagcaaatcCCACTTCCTCTAGGTGCCACAAGAGTTCTCGTTTTTAAACTTAGACTGACATAACTATACATCAGACAGTTTTGTTAAAATCATATAGGGTTTTTTTGCCACTTACGCtgttcactttttaaattatctttTGTATTTAGACAATTTGACAGTGTTCCTccataaataaaataattgattAGCCAAATCTGATAGCATTTagatgcaaaaaaaataaataggcCCACTATTTTGACTCAGGAACAACTTATTTCAGAAATTTATTTTGCTAAATATTTtcactaaggctgcgtctagacaggcatgattttccgcaaatgcttttaacggaaaagtttttccattaaaagcatttgcagaacagagtgtctagattggcatgggtgcttttgcgcaaaagtgctttttgcggaaaagcgtccatgccaatctagacacagttttgcgcaagaaagccccgatcgccattttagccatcggggtttttttgtgcgaaacagtttttacctgtctacagtggctgtcttgtgcaaaagcatttgcacaagagggctttttcccgagcaggagcatcaaagtatttgcgcaaaaacactgacaatcttacattagatcgtcagcgttcttgcgcaaattcaagcggccagtgtagacagctggcaagtttttccacaaaagcagctgcttttgtggaaaaacttgccagtctagatgcagcctaataGTCTAACTAGCCCATTTGGGCTTCCTCACTATAAGAATCATGAACAAAAGCAGATGTTAGGAGCAGTGTTTTTTATAAAATTTTAAATTGCCAGTGAATCTTaacttagatcagggctacttaactttggaagtcCCAAGGGCCACAATGATTCTCACAGTACATGCTGAgggtcgcaacttaagtgtgattgcatacaCATGaagatagcttctttcacactgacaggcatgaatacaaagattaaggcaggacAACActacatgcaggccccatttaagtcagttctgctgatattaataaaacgcatattccatccatatgacagcacttttaatgaacaatgacagtccagggctgtgtctacactgggccacttattccggaaaagcagtcgcttttccggaataacttgaaagctgtctacactcgccacttgcttttccagaaaagcaatgacgatctactgtaaaattgtcagtgtttttccggaaaaactatgctgctcccattcggacaaaagtccttttccggaaaaactattctggaaaagggccagtgtagacagcacagtagtcttttccgcaaaaaagccccgatcgcgaaaatgacgatcggggcttttttccggaaaagcgtgtctacattggccacagacacttttctggaaaagcatcctgccaatgtagacacgctttttccagaaatacttataacggaaaactgttctgttttaagcatttccggaaaagggtgccaatggagacacagcccaggagtttagCTACTAAAATAcataacagaagaccattatattaactacttttttgttttggctcccacctgggggccgcatgttgagccctgcgtgaACCCAAAGCACATGTAgcccatgggctgcgtgttgagtagcgcTGACTTAGATGAAGGCAATTCACAGCTCATCAAGTATTTGCCTTTTATATGGAATAAATTGTAACTCTCTTGATACTGTCCAGCCCTAAAATAGCTGTAAGCAGCAATATTAATGCTGCTAAATTTGACAACTATATTGTTTGGAATCAGTTTTTAAATTGctaggttgattttttttttttaaagcaattgcTTTGATTTAAATTGAAGTGAGTAAAACAGTTTAAGGGAAACGACATTGACAAATATTGCCAGGTTGGGCTATATTAATTGTTTTAATAATGTTTGTTTAAATTGTTTCTGTGTTGAGTTACTAACTAAACCTCGAATCTAGTTTGTATATCTGAAAACTTTAAAACTTGTCTTTTCAGTGTTACAACTGTGGAGGGTTTACGGAAGCGACCACTAATTGTATTTGATGGCAGTTCAACAAGTACAAGTATAAAATTGAAAAAGAAGGAAGATGGAGCTAATGATCGCATAAAACCTCCTCCAGCTGGAATCACTGCCAGGAGATTATCTGTTCCTTCAAATGCCTCAACACATATTTCAGCCTCCAGTTTATCACAGGAAGCGAAACTGGAAATTAGGAAGAATGAAGCTAAACAGAACAGTGTTTCAATGACTAATAGTGTATTGGCTAATCTGAAATTTCCACCTTTAACCCCtgtagcaggagctggtgttgtgAAATTAAAGAGAGGCGCTCCAAAAGAAGAATCTGAATCAGCGGTATGTATCTTCTCTCCactgtatatatttttgcatCTTTTTATTGAGCATACAAAGGAGCAGGTAGGTCCTCAGATCCCTATGTTGAGAATCCTTTATCTCATTATAATTCTTATATTTTAGTTATATCTTGATAATTAGTTTATAATTTATATAAATTTTTGGGTATATGCATTCCTGCAGTATTAAAAAGCCCCATTATAGTTGGTAATAGGCAAACACATAGCAAGAGTTTATAGTGTAAATAGATCacatagggtatgtttacacttgaagcctattttggaatagggctgcaaatgtaggcatttggaattgcaaatcaagcccgggatttaaatatcccgcgcttgatttgcatcttcctggctgggtgccattttttgaaatttacaagcccagaataactgccccaataatacatgcagcagtgaaacgggcattcgaaataaagccctatttcgaactacctgttattcctcctgcagtgaggtttaacaggtagttcgaaatagggctttatttcaaacggcCGTTTGACTGCCActtgtagacgcgggcagttattccgggcttgtaaatttcaaaaaatgtcgcctgtccgggaagatgcaaatcaagcacggaatgtttaaattccgggcttgatttgcaattccgaatgcctacatttgcagccctattccgaaataggctgcaagtgtagacataccctaagataataggttggaggggaaacagaggcacagaaagcTGAAGTGACTTGTCTaagagctgggattagaactgTTCTCTTGATTCCCTGACCTGTACTTTATCGACTAGCCAGCTCCCCCAGTAAATATTAATTCTTTAGCACTTGTTACTTATATTAATAACTGGTGTTTCACAATTGCCTTGGAGCTCCTATTATGGGTCAGAATTCCATTGTCTTGATACCgttcaaacaaaataaaatgatgaTCCTCATCAGAGTCTAAGTATAGGACATTAGTTAACAGGGTGGTGATGGTGAATGAGCAGAAGGCAACAATTTGTCAGTATTATAGGCAGCTCGCTCAGCACATCAGCTGTCTAACCAATATTAAATTGCTTCTGCAGACGTTGTTCAAGGTTTTCAGAACCCAAAGCATTGATAACTATTTCACTCTATGTAGTATCAGGAATAAATCAATAGGAACGCAGCACTTTGAGCTGATGAAAGAGAGATACAAGGAAGCATGCTCTTATCTAAAACTACTGCTTACTAGATTTAAATACATATACATAATAGgactgtcaagcgattaaaaaatgtaatcacgATTCATTGCGCgcttctcctttgaaatgccgcagcgGCATTTcaacagggagtccccagctgaccctgggctccattcagcactgccccttggaagcacCGTGGCTGTGTATCCAAGGGGAAGTGCATTAGgaccctgggatcagctggggactccagctgatccccgacTCCACGTTGCtcagcccctttgaagtgccactccggtgcttcaaaggggcactGCTTACACTACCCCCTTTTGAAACGCTGGAGCAGCACTTCAGAGGGACAGCGCAGCAATAAagcgttaatcctgtcctgcgttaattgcaggcgttaacacaggtcaattgacagccctaatacaTAAGCTTTAGGTTGAGGACATCTGAAATAATTACCTGAAATCTGACATGGCATCAAGTAGTTAGCAGCAGGTCAGCGATGGCCAGTTGCTTCCCTGCCAGAGAAAAGTTTCTCAGGATAGCTTTAGAGAACTATGTGACAGTATGCTTTATCatctagattttttaaaataatttttacagAACATGCTTGACTAATAGTGTATTAGTATCCAATGGGTTTTTACTTCTCATTTCAGTCAACTACTTATCAATAAAACATTCTTAGTAATCTTAGCCACAACAAGCTTCTGTCTCAAAGGCACCCAAGCTCAAGGTCTTGATCCACTTATTTTTTTCAGCTTCATAATTTGTGGAaactttctctcctcctcccatcctgaTTAAGGGAAACTACAAGTCTACAGCTAGTATTTGCTTCCTCAAATCTATCTTGTCCAAATTAATCCTTGAGTATGTAGTATTCTATTTTCTTTATTCATGATGGCTGAAAATACTCAATATGGATGCAATTAGATTGATTAAATTTTGGTTTGACATAGCATCAATTCTGGGGTAACAGCATTTCAGCAAAGAAGAGTTTCAGAAGGAATTTGAAGGAGTACAATGAGGTTGCTATGTGGATGTTGTGGGGAGCTTCTCGTGCATGATGAGTAGCATGGGAGAAAGCATGGTTATGTTTGAAAACTTAAGTGGGCAGTGAAGGCTGCTGTCATTTGTGAATCAAAGGCAGGAATTGGCATTGTGACAGCCTGTGAGACATGATAGGTTGGGGGACTGGGTGCAAAGGGCCTTGAACTATGTGTCTTCCTTTTCATGTTTGATGCAATGGAGAAGTaacttgagtcccccactggccccctgctttgaaaatgtacatttcaaaagcaaagtgcacAGGGAGCACAGGCCCCCACTCACCCGTGCTCCCTGCTGTGTTCtgattttgaaatgtagcaagagccctgctagTGTGTTGCTAGTTCCCTGCTGTGCCGATGCCCCCTTTCCAGATGttgtggggggaactggcttttaagccagctccccctcccgccccccaagcactggcttcccccagcaccggttctttccctcctttccccctgctgcctctctctaagggtacgtc
Protein-coding regions in this window:
- the C1H2orf49 gene encoding ashwin isoform X2, with amino-acid sequence MGQTNGPSSPVSSLPTVANARCFRRHQQKRQSSNVAQSQLLANRGVTTVEGLRKRPLIVFDGSSTSTSIKLKKKEDGANDRIKPPPAGITARRLSVPSNASTHISASSLSQEAKLEIRKNEAKQNSVSMTNSVLANLKFPPLTPVAGAGVVKLKRGAPKEESESANDLKPTEAKKKIQHVTWP
- the C1H2orf49 gene encoding ashwin isoform X1, which translates into the protein MAARGGGGRVDSDLLLHPELLSQEFLRLTLEQKNILVENDVKIDKDGLTNLYVQHAIPLPQRDLPKSRWGRMMEKKRELHETKTESKSVTTVEGLRKRPLIVFDGSSTSTSIKLKKKEDGANDRIKPPPAGITARRLSVPSNASTHISASSLSQEAKLEIRKNEAKQNSVSMTNSVLANLKFPPLTPVAGAGVVKLKRGAPKEESESANDLKPTEAKKKIQHVTWP